A stretch of Suncus etruscus isolate mSunEtr1 chromosome 9, mSunEtr1.pri.cur, whole genome shotgun sequence DNA encodes these proteins:
- the GTSF1L gene encoding gametocyte-specific factor 1-like encodes MEPEALETCPYNAHHRIPRSRFQYHLAFCLRETIRKAKAMATCKYNACHVLPIKKLQEHEAACVNRRNLEEEDGTSTSRLGSGLQGPSANTWNTDNSNCYPIFVLKPFAPQKLVCESVPLMVPQKNLRPGQ; translated from the coding sequence ATGGAGCCAGAAGCGTTGGAAACATGCCCCTACAACGCCCACCACAGGATCCCTCGCAGCCGCTTCCAATACCACCTGGCCTTCTGCCTGAGGGAGACCATCAGGAAAGCCAAAGCAATGGCGACCTGCAAGTATAATGCCTGCCACGTGCTCCCCATCAAGAAGCTGCAGGAGCATGAGGCTGCCTGTGTAAATCGTAGAAATCTGGAGGAGGAGGACGGCACGAGCACCTCGCGTCTCGGCAGTGGTCTGCAAGGCCCCAGCGCCAACACCTGGAACACGGACAACAGCAACTGCTACCCCATATTCGTCCTGAAGCCTTTTGCCCCTCAAAAGCTTGTCTGTGAGAGCGTGCCCCTCATGGTCCCCCAGAAGAACCTCAGACCAGGCCAATAG